One Maribacter sp. HTCC2170 genomic window, ATCGGCTATCAAGGCGACAGAAAAAATGTTGAACATTATTTAATAATTAATAGAATACAGTTAAATGAAATTGAATATAGCCCTTTTGGCAGGAGACGGAATTGGTCCTGAGGTAATAGATCAAGCAGTAAAAGTATCTAATGCAGTTGCAAAAAAATTCGATCATGAAATAAATTGGACACCCGCTTTGACTGGTGCTGCGGCCATTGATGCTGTTGGTGAGCCTTATCCTGATGAAACACACGAAATATGTGCAAATGCTGATGCTGTATTATTCGGTGCAATTGGTCATCCACGTTTTGATAATGATCCATCGGCCAAAGTAAGACCTGAACAAGGTTTATTGAAAATGAGACAGAAATTGGGATTGTTCGCCAATGTACGACCAACATTTACTTTTCCTTCATTGATTGACAAATCACCGTTAAAGCGTGAACGTATTGAAGGTACTGATCTAATCATTCTTAGGGAATTGACCGGTGGCGTTTATTTTGGTGAGCGTGGAAGAAAAGATAATGGCGATACAGCATACGACACCATGACCTACCAACGGTTTGAAATACAACGTTTAGCAAAAAAAGGTTTTGAGATGGCCATGAAGCGCTCTAAAAGACTTTGCTGTGTTGAC contains:
- the leuB gene encoding 3-isopropylmalate dehydrogenase, with the translated sequence MKLNIALLAGDGIGPEVIDQAVKVSNAVAKKFDHEINWTPALTGAAAIDAVGEPYPDETHEICANADAVLFGAIGHPRFDNDPSAKVRPEQGLLKMRQKLGLFANVRPTFTFPSLIDKSPLKRERIEGTDLIILRELTGGVYFGERGRKDNGDTAYDTMTYQRFEIQRLAKKGFEMAMKRSKRLCCVDKANVLEASRLWRETVQAMEKDYPEVEVSYEFVDAVAMRLVQWPSDYDVMITANLFGDILTDEASVISGSMGLMPSSSIGSKVGLYEPIHGSYPQAAGKDIANPLATVLSVAMLFEDFDLADEAQAIRDVVNKSLAEGIVTEDLSEDGIAHKTSEVGDWLAANV